One Candidatus Delongbacteria bacterium DNA segment encodes these proteins:
- a CDS encoding tetratricopeptide repeat protein produces the protein MKTTHQLAAELAALQGQTADCVLPVAQALLQAAQREGHPGALREASTVIGVCLLQEREFGQARQWFQRSLDICRLHRDNGAEAGIRGQLGLIHLLQGHYELALEQFQAGRRLGAARRDEQLLGLLHNLAVVLHRLERYDDAVETCQETLQLGRELGFGAREEAHCRLNMARSLERAERLDEAERVCREAFRGLQETGSSSLVAFCQALQANVALRRGSGTMAVLLAREATLSLGEEAPEEARLEVLQILGRCEAQVGEVARAEEVLRAAVEIARRRNLHLAAVDCCEQLGRLLAARGEWAEALAWQERALEQHRLHHDREMAGQRAQAAARLQEQHSGWRGLLTEGENLPNLTGLGDDGDEVPLPICSCCRKVREDANRWAPLENYLLESHGLLLSHGLCPDCATGMYQDLLESTQSVG, from the coding sequence ATGAAGACCACCCACCAGTTGGCGGCGGAGTTGGCTGCGCTCCAAGGTCAGACCGCGGACTGCGTCCTGCCCGTGGCCCAAGCCCTGCTCCAGGCCGCCCAACGCGAGGGCCATCCCGGCGCGCTGCGCGAAGCCAGCACGGTCATCGGCGTCTGCCTGCTTCAGGAGCGGGAGTTCGGCCAGGCCCGCCAGTGGTTCCAACGCTCCCTGGACATCTGCCGCCTGCACCGCGACAATGGGGCCGAGGCCGGCATCCGCGGGCAACTGGGGTTGATCCACCTGCTGCAAGGCCACTACGAACTGGCGCTGGAGCAATTCCAGGCCGGCCGGCGCCTGGGCGCGGCGCGGCGTGACGAGCAGCTGCTGGGCCTGCTGCACAATCTGGCCGTGGTCCTCCATCGGCTGGAACGCTACGACGACGCCGTAGAGACCTGCCAGGAGACCCTGCAACTGGGTCGCGAACTCGGGTTCGGCGCGCGCGAAGAGGCGCATTGCCGGCTCAACATGGCCCGCTCGCTGGAGCGCGCGGAGCGACTGGACGAGGCCGAACGGGTCTGCCGGGAGGCCTTCCGCGGATTGCAGGAGACGGGGTCCTCCAGCCTGGTGGCGTTCTGCCAAGCGCTGCAGGCCAACGTGGCGCTGCGCCGCGGCTCGGGCACCATGGCCGTGCTGCTGGCCCGGGAAGCCACCCTCAGTCTGGGGGAGGAGGCGCCGGAGGAGGCCCGGCTGGAAGTCCTGCAGATCCTGGGTCGCTGCGAGGCCCAGGTGGGCGAGGTCGCCCGGGCGGAGGAGGTGTTGCGCGCGGCCGTGGAAATCGCCCGGCGCCGCAACCTGCATCTGGCGGCGGTGGACTGCTGTGAACAGTTGGGCCGCCTGCTGGCTGCCCGCGGCGAGTGGGCGGAGGCACTTGCCTGGCAGGAGCGGGCCCTGGAACAGCACCGCTTGCATCACGACCGCGAGATGGCCGGCCAGCGCGCCCAAGCCGCGGCGCGGCTGCAGGAGCAGCACAGCGGCTGGCGCGGTCTGTTGACGGAAGGGGAGAATCTGCCCAATCTGACGGGCCTCGGCGATGACGGGGACGAGGTGCCGCTGCCCATCTGCTCCTGTTGCCGAAAAGTGCGAGAGGACGCCAACCGCTGGGCGCCGCTGGAGAACTACCTGCTGGAGAGCCACGGCCTGCTACTCAGCCACGGCCTCTGCCCGGACTGCGCCACCGGCATGTATCAGGATCTGCTGGAGTCCACCCAGTCGGTGGGTTGA
- a CDS encoding aminotransferase class I/II-fold pyridoxal phosphate-dependent enzyme — protein sequence MSISLLAQSISESPTLVMNEKARLLKEAGQPVIHLGSGEPQSKTPVDAIRMAAAQLVSADVRYTPTDGTPALKKAILRYTEENYGKVLGPENVVVSAGAKQSLAGILTCILNPQDEVIILSPYWVSYPELVKLFYAKPIIVKPEDGRFHPRMEDIKANVTSYTKAIIINSPNNPSGAVYSEDFTREIVEFCEKKGIYLITDDIYHKLVFDGARWYPATRYQKCDFDEGKLIVVNGVSKLYGMTGFRIGWTLAPKKLQEAIVRVQAQTASCAPALSQAGAVGALNGLQSSIENLRLSLQNNALVMKKELNAFNGVFLREPQGTFYCLADFSAFEKDSVKLANLLLEKVMVVTVPGVSFGAEGHLRLSTCGTVKQIMEGVARMKWALDPESPNEIFIGDRKLVRNWN from the coding sequence ATGAGCATCAGTCTGCTGGCACAAAGCATCTCCGAGTCTCCGACTCTGGTCATGAATGAGAAGGCCCGGCTCCTGAAGGAGGCCGGCCAACCCGTGATCCACCTGGGCTCCGGCGAGCCCCAGAGCAAGACGCCCGTGGACGCCATCCGGATGGCGGCCGCCCAATTGGTCAGCGCCGACGTGCGCTACACGCCCACCGACGGCACGCCGGCCTTGAAGAAGGCCATCCTGCGCTACACCGAGGAGAATTACGGCAAGGTGCTGGGGCCGGAAAACGTGGTGGTGAGCGCCGGGGCCAAGCAGTCCCTGGCGGGCATCCTCACCTGCATCCTCAACCCGCAGGACGAGGTGATCATCCTCTCGCCCTACTGGGTGAGCTACCCGGAACTGGTGAAGCTGTTCTACGCCAAGCCCATCATCGTCAAGCCCGAGGACGGGCGCTTCCATCCGCGGATGGAGGACATCAAGGCCAACGTGACCAGCTACACCAAGGCCATCATCATCAACAGCCCCAACAATCCCAGCGGCGCGGTCTACAGCGAGGATTTCACCCGCGAGATCGTCGAGTTCTGCGAGAAGAAGGGCATCTACCTGATCACCGACGACATCTACCACAAGCTGGTCTTCGACGGCGCCCGCTGGTACCCGGCCACGCGCTACCAGAAGTGCGACTTCGACGAGGGCAAGCTGATCGTGGTCAACGGCGTCTCCAAGCTCTACGGCATGACGGGCTTCCGCATCGGCTGGACCCTGGCGCCCAAGAAGCTGCAGGAGGCCATCGTGCGCGTGCAGGCCCAGACGGCCAGCTGCGCCCCGGCGCTCTCCCAGGCCGGCGCGGTGGGCGCGCTCAACGGGCTGCAGAGTTCCATCGAAAACCTGCGCCTCTCGCTGCAAAACAACGCGCTGGTGATGAAGAAGGAGCTCAACGCCTTCAACGGCGTCTTCCTGCGCGAACCCCAGGGCACCTTCTACTGCCTGGCGGATTTCAGCGCCTTTGAGAAGGATAGCGTCAAGCTGGCCAACCTGTTGCTGGAGAAGGTGATGGTGGTGACCGTGCCCGGCGTGAGCTTCGGCGCGGAAGGGCACCTGCGCCTGTCCACCTGCGGCACGGTGAAACAGATCATGGAGGGCGTGGCGCGCATGAAGTGGGCGCTGGATCCGGAGTCGCCCAACGAGATCTTCATCGGCGACCGCAAGCTCGTGCGCAACTGGAACTAG
- the pckA gene encoding phosphoenolpyruvate carboxykinase (ATP), whose protein sequence is MLNYLNIKSPAAGIAKELKSDYGLVNHGFSNFGNVYWNLSEPALYEEILFRREGQISNQGPIVVNTGKHTARAANDKFVVMEDAVQEEVWWGQYNRPFGSIKFAEVLNRLQAFLQERDLFVQDCWGGADPRYRLPVRIITEYAWHSLFARNMFIPLAGADEYRRHVPDFTIVSIPSFKAVPELDGTRSDTFILLSFEHKMAIIGGTGYGGEIKKSVFTVLNYLLPRQGVMTMHCSANVGKQGDVAIFFGLSGTGKTTLSADPRRQLIGDDEHGWSDEGVFNFENGCYAKVINLSAEAEPEIYACTKKFGTILENVIHDPITRRLDLDDDNRTENTRASYPLSFIDNAVPEKMAGHPTNIIMLTCDASGVMPPIARLTPEQAMYHFISGYTAKVSGTELDMGKEPEITFSACFGAPFMVHKPAYYAELLKRKILRHGVQCWLVNTGWVGGPYGVGKRISIRHTRNLLDAALDGELMKVKYRVDPLFGFEVPLTCPNVPEDVLVPEERWPDKASYKLKYKQLGGLFVENFRKFADECPPEVVAAGPNLNNY, encoded by the coding sequence ATGCTCAACTACCTCAACATCAAGAGCCCGGCCGCCGGCATCGCCAAGGAACTGAAGAGCGATTACGGCCTGGTCAACCACGGCTTCTCGAATTTCGGCAACGTCTACTGGAACCTGAGCGAGCCCGCGCTCTACGAGGAGATCCTCTTCCGCCGCGAGGGGCAGATCAGCAACCAGGGCCCCATCGTCGTCAACACCGGCAAGCACACGGCCCGCGCCGCCAACGACAAGTTCGTGGTGATGGAAGACGCCGTGCAGGAAGAAGTCTGGTGGGGCCAGTACAACCGGCCCTTCGGCAGCATCAAATTCGCCGAGGTGCTGAACCGCCTGCAGGCCTTCCTGCAGGAGCGCGACCTGTTCGTCCAGGACTGCTGGGGTGGCGCCGACCCGCGCTACCGCCTGCCCGTGCGCATCATCACCGAGTACGCCTGGCACAGCCTGTTCGCGCGCAACATGTTTATCCCGCTGGCCGGCGCGGACGAGTACCGGCGCCACGTGCCGGACTTCACCATCGTCAGCATCCCGAGCTTCAAGGCCGTGCCCGAGCTGGACGGCACGCGCAGCGACACCTTCATCCTGCTCTCCTTCGAGCACAAGATGGCCATCATCGGCGGGACGGGCTACGGCGGCGAGATCAAGAAGAGCGTGTTCACCGTGCTCAACTACCTGCTGCCGCGCCAGGGCGTGATGACCATGCACTGCTCGGCCAACGTGGGCAAGCAGGGCGACGTGGCGATCTTCTTCGGCCTCTCGGGCACGGGCAAGACCACGCTCTCCGCGGATCCGCGCCGCCAGCTCATCGGCGACGACGAGCACGGCTGGAGCGACGAGGGCGTCTTCAACTTCGAGAACGGCTGCTACGCCAAGGTGATCAACCTCTCGGCGGAGGCGGAGCCCGAGATCTACGCCTGCACGAAGAAGTTCGGCACCATCCTCGAGAACGTGATCCACGATCCCATCACCCGGCGCCTGGACCTGGACGACGACAACCGCACGGAGAACACGCGGGCCAGCTATCCGCTCTCCTTCATCGACAACGCGGTGCCGGAGAAGATGGCCGGCCATCCCACCAACATCATCATGCTCACCTGCGACGCCAGCGGCGTGATGCCGCCCATCGCGCGGCTCACGCCCGAGCAGGCCATGTATCACTTCATCAGCGGCTACACGGCCAAGGTCTCCGGCACGGAGCTGGACATGGGCAAGGAGCCGGAGATCACCTTCAGCGCCTGCTTCGGCGCGCCCTTCATGGTGCACAAGCCCGCCTACTACGCCGAGCTGCTCAAGCGCAAGATCCTGCGCCACGGCGTGCAGTGCTGGCTGGTGAACACGGGCTGGGTGGGCGGGCCCTACGGCGTGGGCAAGCGCATCAGCATCCGTCACACGCGCAACCTGCTGGATGCGGCGCTGGACGGCGAGCTAATGAAAGTGAAGTACCGCGTGGATCCGCTCTTCGGCTTCGAGGTTCCGCTGACCTGCCCCAACGTGCCGGAGGACGTGCTGGTGCCCGAGGAGCGCTGGCCGGACAAGGCCTCCTACAAACTGAAGTACAAGCAGTTGGGTGGCTTGTTCGTGGAGAACTTCCGCAAGTTCGCCGACGAGTGCCCGCCGGAAGTGGTGGCCGCCGGTCCGAACCTCAACAACTACTGA
- a CDS encoding DNA-binding protein encodes MNTVVLEVVPLAEVLARSAKAMATGRGEREARISFATPELLWAVLSAKRWELIKQLCGAGPLPIREAARRLGRDVKAVHGDVKALLEAGILQRVADGRIVFPYDAIKVEFLLRAA; translated from the coding sequence ATGAACACGGTCGTGCTTGAGGTCGTGCCCCTGGCGGAGGTGCTGGCACGCAGCGCCAAGGCCATGGCCACGGGCAGGGGCGAGCGGGAGGCCCGCATCTCTTTCGCCACGCCCGAACTACTGTGGGCGGTGCTAAGTGCCAAGCGCTGGGAGCTGATCAAGCAGCTCTGCGGTGCCGGTCCGCTCCCCATCCGCGAGGCCGCCCGGCGCCTGGGACGGGACGTCAAAGCCGTGCATGGCGACGTCAAGGCCCTGCTGGAGGCAGGCATCCTGCAGCGCGTGGCGGATGGGCGCATCGTCTTTCCCTACGACGCCATCAAGGTGGAATTCCTCCTGCGGGCGGCCTGA
- a CDS encoding DUF6516 family protein encodes MKAKLLLQRRVVTSVNSFVEIVVWRLPEPLPPCAHPLKYRLALVVEEVCVLRYDNERGKGDHRHEGRTEAAYSFTTPERLLADFLADVERWNHEHGRA; translated from the coding sequence ATGAAGGCCAAGCTGCTGCTCCAGCGTCGCGTTGTGACGAGCGTCAATTCCTTTGTGGAAATCGTCGTCTGGCGCCTGCCTGAGCCCTTGCCTCCATGCGCCCACCCGTTGAAGTACCGGTTGGCACTGGTGGTGGAGGAAGTGTGTGTCCTGCGCTACGACAACGAGCGCGGCAAGGGCGATCACCGTCACGAAGGGCGGACTGAGGCAGCCTATAGCTTCACCACGCCCGAACGCCTGCTGGCGGATTTTCTTGCCGATGTGGAAAGGTGGAACCATGAACACGGTCGTGCTTGA
- a CDS encoding PPC domain-containing protein: MRHLISLLAMLSAFATISQAVPTTPSDSGSRHELLRHQVLLNSDPHLANPSQAARDNRVLCDNALPFGCNWAINGGSVESQNGNVWESYLNWGDTGPEVIYQLEHIGGLLTLQLRSTDSDQLDLILLNACGETACVAQPWWLGSWETISVEVPAGTYYVVVDAYNWDGNPYTFTLTSNCPAESPCFFTQPLACNDTQHGTSDSSPIGNVWGEYLFGGETGPESVYEMTHPGGLLTLRLSSSTSDQLDLMLLSACDPDSCLAQPWLVGSDEIISGTFPAGTYYVVVDAYNWDGNSYDFYLESGTCYPAASTSCHHMSTQQVLTLPDPLGQAQAYYQFFLPEQAGWVARVLLNINSQNWGNQAGWLKLTLCRPDVEGWYGTPGGPWLEMGTLWFGTDWLPQGWAEFDISSLGFDVQPGEGFWVKLEYEPLMPGQQLSFYAGGVGGYEGFSSFSDGATWDNWWSSGYDFFDELNLCVEYSTACDGIPLTLEMDGGSARLGWPPVQGLVQIWASAEAYTPGTLLSVQPGEAMSFTDENALAAGRRFYRAVHVCGGN, from the coding sequence ATGCGCCACCTGATCTCCCTGCTTGCGATGCTGAGCGCGTTCGCCACCATCTCCCAGGCCGTGCCGACGACTCCCTCCGACAGCGGTTCGAGGCACGAGCTTCTGCGACACCAGGTCCTGTTGAACAGCGACCCGCACCTTGCCAACCCGTCCCAGGCAGCGCGCGACAACCGCGTGCTTTGCGACAACGCCTTGCCCTTCGGCTGTAATTGGGCCATCAACGGCGGCTCGGTCGAATCCCAGAACGGCAACGTGTGGGAGAGCTACCTGAACTGGGGGGACACGGGACCCGAGGTCATCTACCAGCTGGAGCATATCGGTGGACTGCTCACCCTGCAGCTGAGAAGCACGGATTCCGACCAGTTGGACCTGATCCTGCTCAATGCCTGCGGCGAGACCGCCTGCGTGGCCCAGCCCTGGTGGCTGGGCAGTTGGGAGACCATTTCCGTCGAGGTCCCCGCCGGTACCTATTACGTGGTGGTGGACGCCTACAACTGGGACGGCAATCCCTACACCTTCACCCTCACCTCAAATTGCCCCGCGGAAAGCCCCTGTTTCTTCACGCAGCCGCTCGCCTGCAACGACACCCAGCACGGCACCAGCGACAGCTCGCCCATTGGCAACGTGTGGGGCGAGTATCTCTTCGGCGGCGAGACCGGTCCGGAGAGCGTCTACGAAATGACCCACCCCGGCGGGTTGCTCACGCTGCGCCTCAGTTCCTCCACCAGCGACCAACTGGACCTGATGCTGCTCAGCGCCTGCGATCCCGACAGCTGCCTGGCTCAGCCCTGGCTGGTGGGTAGCGATGAGATCATCTCCGGCACATTCCCCGCCGGCACCTACTACGTGGTGGTGGACGCCTACAACTGGGACGGGAACAGCTACGACTTTTACCTGGAAAGCGGCACCTGCTACCCGGCGGCGAGTACCAGCTGCCACCACATGAGCACGCAACAGGTCCTGACCCTGCCGGATCCCCTGGGACAGGCGCAGGCCTACTATCAGTTCTTTCTGCCGGAGCAGGCGGGCTGGGTGGCGCGCGTGCTGCTCAACATCAACAGCCAGAATTGGGGCAACCAGGCTGGTTGGCTGAAACTGACGCTGTGCCGCCCCGACGTGGAGGGCTGGTATGGCACGCCCGGCGGACCGTGGCTCGAGATGGGCACGCTGTGGTTTGGCACTGATTGGCTGCCCCAGGGTTGGGCGGAGTTCGACATCAGCTCGCTGGGCTTCGACGTCCAGCCTGGCGAGGGCTTCTGGGTCAAACTCGAGTACGAACCGTTGATGCCGGGCCAACAGCTCAGCTTCTACGCGGGCGGCGTGGGCGGCTACGAAGGCTTCAGCTCCTTCTCCGACGGGGCGACCTGGGACAACTGGTGGTCCAGCGGCTACGACTTCTTCGACGAACTCAACCTCTGCGTGGAGTACTCCACCGCTTGCGATGGCATCCCGCTCACCCTGGAGATGGATGGGGGATCGGCACGGCTTGGCTGGCCGCCGGTGCAGGGATTGGTGCAGATCTGGGCCTCGGCCGAGGCCTACACGCCAGGCACCCTGCTCAGCGTCCAGCCCGGCGAGGCCATGTCCTTCACGGATGAGAACGCACTGGCGGCGGGCCGCCGCTTCTATCGCGCCGTGCATGTCTGCGGGGGCAACTGA
- a CDS encoding efflux RND transporter periplasmic adaptor subunit → MFKRLLIGLVALAVVAAGLFYWLGSRKKQEESGWRMVDVVKADITATVGATGTLGATRTVEVGTQVSGQIVELLADFNDHVKKGQLIARLDDTMLQQAAVQAEAELQRASSDLDYKQYLLEQSESLARSGSLSDTDLRSARLALSQAKAALSSAGAGLDRARRNLEYTKITAPVSGIIIDRKVDVGQTVAASLSAPQLFLIAEDLTRMQILTSVDESDIGRIQLQQPAEFTVQAWADKKFKGQVSQIRLQPTSTENVVNYTVVVDVENADLQLMPGMTATVDFIVDKASQVLAVPNAALRFKPSEELLAELRAARQKARAEKGADSAATTQQDSGSGVTRKRSVSAAGGDPHGAASIAGSRSTTARKPGAAVLWVLGENQKPRPLRITTGLSDGQQTQVTGEGLSEGLQVIAGQISGEAGSGAAKSPFQTTQSGGMSGPPRGGM, encoded by the coding sequence ATGTTCAAGCGCCTGCTGATTGGCCTGGTGGCCCTGGCTGTTGTGGCGGCCGGACTGTTCTACTGGCTGGGATCGCGAAAGAAGCAGGAGGAGTCCGGCTGGCGGATGGTGGACGTGGTCAAAGCCGACATCACCGCCACCGTGGGCGCCACCGGCACCCTGGGGGCCACGCGCACCGTGGAAGTGGGCACCCAGGTTTCCGGGCAGATCGTCGAGCTGCTGGCGGACTTCAACGACCATGTGAAAAAGGGCCAGCTCATCGCACGGCTGGACGACACCATGCTGCAGCAGGCGGCCGTCCAGGCTGAGGCGGAGCTGCAGCGGGCGAGCTCTGACCTGGACTACAAGCAATATCTGCTGGAACAGTCCGAGTCCCTGGCCAGGAGCGGCAGTCTCTCGGACACGGATCTGCGCTCCGCCCGGCTGGCGCTCTCCCAGGCCAAGGCCGCGCTCAGCAGCGCGGGGGCTGGCCTGGACCGGGCCCGGCGCAACCTCGAGTACACCAAGATCACGGCGCCGGTTTCGGGCATCATCATCGACCGCAAGGTGGACGTGGGCCAGACCGTGGCCGCCAGCCTCTCCGCGCCCCAGCTCTTCCTCATCGCCGAGGACCTGACGCGCATGCAGATCCTGACCTCGGTGGACGAGAGCGACATCGGCCGCATCCAGCTGCAGCAGCCCGCCGAGTTCACCGTGCAGGCCTGGGCGGACAAGAAGTTCAAGGGCCAGGTCAGCCAGATCCGCCTGCAGCCCACCTCGACGGAGAACGTGGTCAACTACACGGTGGTGGTGGACGTGGAGAACGCCGACCTGCAGCTCATGCCGGGCATGACGGCCACGGTGGACTTCATCGTGGACAAGGCCAGCCAGGTGCTGGCTGTGCCCAACGCGGCGCTGCGCTTCAAGCCCAGCGAGGAGCTGCTGGCCGAGCTGCGGGCCGCCCGCCAGAAAGCCCGGGCGGAGAAGGGCGCGGATTCCGCCGCCACGACGCAGCAGGATTCCGGCAGCGGCGTGACACGGAAGCGCAGCGTCTCGGCCGCGGGCGGGGATCCCCATGGGGCGGCGAGCATCGCCGGATCGCGCTCCACCACCGCGCGCAAACCGGGCGCCGCCGTGCTCTGGGTGCTGGGCGAGAATCAGAAACCGCGCCCGCTGCGCATCACCACGGGCCTCAGCGACGGGCAGCAGACGCAAGTGACCGGTGAGGGCCTGTCGGAGGGTCTCCAGGTGATCGCCGGCCAGATCAGCGGCGAGGCGGGATCCGGCGCCGCGAAGAGTCCCTTCCAGACCACCCAGTCCGGCGGCATGTCCGGTCCGCCGCGCGGAGGCATGTAA
- a CDS encoding ABC transporter ATP-binding protein, with protein MADSRAVIRIEELTRTYSEGDTAVHALRHVDLSVNPGEMLAIMGASGSGKSTLMNLLGCLDRPSSGRYWLDGLRVDEMNRRQLADIRNTRIGFVFQGFNLLARTSALDNVELPLLYDRRGPKVDRVKLARTALERVGLADRMQHQPSELSGGQQQRVAIARALVMQPALLLADEPTGNLDTRTSLEVMALFQELNQAGMTILLVTHEHDIAECAGRLVELRDGRILRDQPVEARRDAVAELRALPAGVEE; from the coding sequence ATGGCGGATTCCCGGGCGGTCATCCGGATCGAGGAATTGACGCGGACCTACTCCGAGGGCGACACGGCCGTGCACGCCCTGCGCCACGTGGACTTGAGCGTGAACCCGGGCGAAATGCTGGCCATCATGGGCGCCTCGGGCTCGGGCAAGTCCACGCTGATGAACCTGCTGGGCTGCCTGGATCGCCCCAGCAGCGGCCGCTACTGGCTGGACGGGTTGCGTGTGGACGAGATGAACCGCCGCCAGCTGGCGGACATCCGCAACACGCGGATCGGCTTCGTCTTCCAGGGCTTCAATCTGCTGGCCCGCACCAGCGCGCTGGACAACGTGGAACTGCCTCTGCTCTACGACCGGCGCGGACCCAAGGTGGACCGCGTCAAGCTGGCCCGGACGGCGCTGGAGCGCGTGGGCCTGGCCGACCGCATGCAGCACCAACCCAGCGAACTCTCCGGCGGGCAGCAGCAGCGCGTGGCCATCGCCCGGGCGCTGGTGATGCAGCCGGCCCTGCTGTTGGCCGACGAGCCCACGGGCAACCTGGACACGCGCACCAGCCTGGAGGTGATGGCGCTGTTCCAGGAACTCAACCAGGCGGGCATGACCATCCTGCTGGTGACCCACGAGCACGACATCGCCGAGTGCGCCGGGCGGCTGGTGGAGCTGCGGGACGGCCGGATTCTGCGCGATCAGCCGGTGGAGGCGCGGCGCGACGCCGTGGCCGAACTGCGGGCCCTGCCCGCGGGAGTGGAGGAATGA
- a CDS encoding ABC transporter permease yields the protein MNTWVLIRIALKSIRKNKTRTLLTMLGIIIGVAAVIVMVALGQGAKEQIRSRIDSLGSNLVVITPGASRSGGVSQGAGSMNRLTLTDAEALARESMWLSSVSPLIVAPAHAVGGSGNWRVGVSGVSADYAAIRNWDVSSGRLFDETEVRAMRKVCVLGKTVVDNLFAEQDPVGQQIILRDVPFEIIGVLEPKGQTAEGRDQDDTILAPYTTVKTRLAGRQFIPMILGATDNKADVPAALTEAKAILRETHGLASYDDDDFTVRDQNELAETAEGATEVMTLLLAAIAGVSLLVGGIGIMNIMLVSVTERTREIGIRMAVGARGGDVLLQFLIEAIVMSLFGGLIGVAAGYGGSALLEKFTGWETVITPQLVAISLGFSAAVGIFFGFYPARKAAALDPIQALRYE from the coding sequence ATGAACACCTGGGTGCTGATCCGCATCGCCCTTAAAAGCATTCGCAAGAACAAGACACGCACGCTGCTGACCATGCTGGGGATCATCATCGGCGTGGCCGCTGTGATCGTGATGGTGGCGCTGGGGCAGGGCGCGAAGGAGCAGATCCGCTCGCGCATCGACAGCCTGGGCTCCAACCTGGTGGTGATCACGCCGGGCGCCAGCCGGAGCGGCGGGGTCAGCCAGGGCGCGGGCAGCATGAACCGGCTGACCTTGACGGACGCCGAGGCCCTGGCGCGCGAGAGCATGTGGCTGAGTTCCGTCTCGCCGCTGATCGTCGCGCCGGCCCACGCAGTGGGTGGCTCGGGCAATTGGCGCGTGGGCGTTTCCGGCGTCTCGGCGGACTACGCGGCCATTCGCAACTGGGACGTGAGTTCGGGCCGGCTCTTCGACGAGACGGAAGTGCGGGCCATGCGCAAGGTCTGCGTGCTGGGCAAGACCGTCGTGGACAACCTGTTCGCCGAGCAGGATCCCGTGGGCCAGCAGATCATCCTGCGCGACGTGCCCTTCGAGATCATCGGCGTGCTGGAACCCAAGGGCCAGACGGCGGAAGGCCGCGACCAGGACGACACCATCCTGGCGCCCTACACCACGGTGAAGACGCGCCTGGCGGGCCGGCAGTTCATCCCGATGATCCTGGGCGCCACGGACAACAAGGCCGACGTGCCCGCCGCGCTGACGGAAGCCAAGGCCATCCTGCGCGAGACCCACGGCCTGGCCAGCTACGACGACGACGACTTCACCGTGCGCGACCAGAACGAACTGGCGGAGACGGCCGAGGGCGCCACGGAAGTAATGACCCTGCTGCTGGCGGCCATCGCGGGCGTCTCGCTGCTGGTGGGCGGCATCGGCATCATGAACATCATGCTGGTGAGCGTCACGGAGCGCACGCGGGAGATCGGCATTCGCATGGCCGTGGGGGCGCGGGGCGGCGACGTGCTGCTGCAGTTCCTGATCGAGGCCATCGTGATGAGCCTGTTCGGCGGCCTGATCGGCGTGGCCGCGGGCTACGGCGGCTCGGCGCTGCTGGAAAAGTTCACGGGCTGGGAGACGGTGATCACGCCCCAGCTGGTGGCCATCAGCCTGGGCTTCTCCGCGGCGGTGGGCATTTTCTTCGGCTTCTACCCGGCGCGCAAGGCGGCGGCGCTGGATCCCATCCAGGCGCTGCGCTACGAATAG
- a CDS encoding HAD family phosphatase — protein MIKAIFWDNDGVLVDTERLYFQATREVLGQAGIELTPAQYLEWFMVQGTGAWHLAAERGFPPAAIDRMRQERNARYSDLLGREPLVIPGVREVLEALHGSYTMGIVTSSEREHFEIIHRSSGLLPYFQFVLTNGDYTHSKPHPEPYLLAVERSGFRKAECLVVEDTERGLTAALAAGLACVVVPTDLTRRCAFAGARHVLESITELPTVL, from the coding sequence GTGATCAAGGCGATCTTCTGGGACAACGACGGTGTCCTGGTGGACACGGAACGACTCTACTTCCAGGCCACCCGGGAGGTGCTGGGCCAGGCAGGCATTGAACTCACCCCGGCGCAGTACCTGGAGTGGTTCATGGTGCAGGGAACCGGCGCGTGGCACCTGGCGGCGGAACGGGGCTTCCCGCCAGCGGCCATCGACCGGATGCGCCAGGAGCGCAACGCGCGTTACAGCGACTTGCTGGGCCGGGAGCCGCTGGTCATCCCCGGCGTCCGCGAGGTGCTGGAGGCCTTGCACGGCTCCTACACCATGGGGATTGTCACCAGCTCCGAGCGGGAGCACTTCGAGATCATCCACCGCTCGTCCGGTCTCCTGCCTTACTTCCAGTTCGTGTTGACTAACGGCGACTACACCCACAGCAAACCCCATCCCGAACCCTACCTCCTGGCCGTGGAGCGCAGTGGATTCCGCAAGGCGGAGTGCCTGGTCGTTGAAGACACGGAACGCGGGCTCACAGCGGCGCTGGCCGCCGGCCTGGCCTGCGTCGTGGTGCCCACGGACCTGACCCGTCGCTGCGCGTTTGCCGGAGCCCGGCACGTGCTGGAGAGCATCACGGAACTGCCTACGGTGCTGTGA